From the Marivivens sp. LCG002 genome, the window GTCACGACGGACAAACGGTTCTTTCAGGTGCATGCGGACCCCGATGAAATTTCACACCTCTGGCAAGCCGATTTTAATGTGACTGCCACCGCAATGGATTTCGTATCGGCGCTTGCGCGGCACGGGGCACTATCGGAACGATCGCTCCACTGGCAGCAAAAAGCGCGTTCTGCTTATACCGGCTGGATCACCCCCAAGCCGACCCCCGGCGACGTGAAAATGGAACAGGTCGTTCGCTGGCTTTCGGACCATCTCCCCGAGACGGCGATCGTCACGAACGGGGCGGGCAACTATGCGGCATGGCTCCACCGCTATTTCGAATACAAGGGGTTCCGCACCCAGCTTGCTCCGACTTCGGGCTCTATGGGATATGGGTTCCCCGCTGCGGTTGCTGCCTCTTTGCGCTTTCCTGATAAGACAGTTGTCTGCCTTGCGGGGGACGGCTGTTTTCAAATGACGCTCAACGAGATGTCCACCGCGATCCAGCATGGCGCCAAGCCGATTGTCATCGTCGTGAACAATGGCCAATACGGCACCATCCGCATGCATCAGGAAAAACGGTTCACAAACCGCGTTTCGGGCACCGAACTTGCCAATCCCGATTTCGCCGCTCTTGCTGTCGCGTATGGGGGGCAGGGGGAAGTCGTCACAACGCAATCCGCGTTTGCCGATGCCTTCGAGCGGGCGCATGCCTCTGGCAAACTTGCTGTGATCGAACTTCTGGTCGACCCTGAGGCTTTGACGGCGGGTCAGACGCTTTCGGAAATTCGCGCGTCCGCCAACTGAGGCTGCTTAGGTCGATCAGGCAACCAGTGCTTCGGCCTTTTTGAGGTCGACCGAGACAAGCTGGCTTACGCCCTGTTCGCCCATCGTCACGCCGAACAGACGATCCATGCGGCTCATCGTGACTGCGTGGTGGGTGATAATGAGGAACCGTGTTTCGGTCCGACGGGTCATCTCGTCCAAAAGATCGCAGAAGCGTGTCACGTTCGCATCGTCGAGGGGGGCGTCCACCTCGTCGAGAACACAGATCGGAGCGGGGTTCGCAAGGAACACCGCAAAGATCAGAGCCATTGCCGTGAGCGTTTGTTCCCCGCCCGAAAGCAGCGAAAGCGTCGCAAGCTTCTTGCCCGGGGGCTGACACATGATTTCGAGGCCAGCTTCCAAAGGATCGTCGCTTTCGATCAGCATCAGTTTGGCCTCGCCCCCTCCAAAGAGGTGGGTGAAGAGGTTCGAGAAGTTCACGTTCACTTCGTCAAACGCAGTCAAAAGACGCTCGCGCCCTTCGCGGTTGAGCGACGAAATACCGGAGCGAAGCGCTTTGATTGCGTCTTCGAGATCCTGTTTCTCGGACAAAAGGGTATCGTGCTCTTCCTGAACCTCTTTTGCGTCCTCTTCGGCGCGCAGGTTGACGGCCCCAAGCGCGTCGCGTTGCCGTTTGAGCGAGTTGACCTGATTTTCGATGGCCTCCGAGGGGGGCATCTTGTCGACCTCGCTTCCCAGAGAGGCAAGCAGTTCTTCGGGGGCCATGTCCTGGGCTTCACGAATGCGCTCGGCTGCATTGGCCACACTGCTCCGAGCAGCCTCGTTGCGGGCTTCGGAACGGGCACGCGCCTCGCGGGCTTCCGATGCGCTGCGCTCGGCCTCGCGCTCTGCGATTGCGGCGTCACGGAGCGCGTTTTCCCCTTGGGCAAGTGCATCGGACGCACGCTTGCGGCGCTCTTCTGCGACCTCGATCGACTCCATCAGCTCTTCGCGTTTTTCCGCGATTTCAGAGGGCACCTCGCGGGCAATCTCGAGCTCTTCGAGCGTGCTTTCGCGACGTTCAAGAAGCTCTTCGCTCCGTTTCGTTGCCGTGTCGAGACGATGGCGCCAACCGCTGATTTCTTTGGTGATCTCTTGCGAGCGCTTGACGCGGGCGTCTCCTTCTCGGCGAAGCTCGTCCGCCAAGCTTCGCTTGGTCATCATCGTCATACGCGCGGCCTCGACCGCCATTTTGATATCCTCGACCGAGGCGCGGGAGTCCCCCAAATCAGGGAGCTCTTCAAAGCTCCGCTCTGCTTCGATCAAAGCGCGGCGCGCGGTGTTGGCGTCTTCTTGGTGACGGCGGAGCGCCAACCGTGCATTCTCGAGTTTACCCTCGGCCAGATTGCGTTCTGCCTCGGCGCGTGACGCAGCGCGGTTCGCTTCGGCGACCATCTGGTCGGCTTGGCGGCGCGCATTGCGGGCCATTTTGTCGGCTTCGGTCAGATCGGCAAGGCGGCGGCTCAGGGCTTCATGGGCTTGTGCCGCGCCCTCGGCTTTTGCGTTGAGCTCCTCGAGGTCGCGCTTGAGTTCGACCAGACGGTTGAGCTGTTGCAAGCGTAGCGCGGCGGCAGAAGGGGCGTCTTCGGCGCTTGCACGGAAGCCGTCCCAACGCCAGAGATCGCCCTCGAGGCTGACGAGCCGTTGACCGGGTTTGAGGGCGGATTGGAGCGCGGGCGCGGCCTCGACATCCACAAGACCGATTTGGCTCATGCGGCGGACCAAGACGTCGGGAACGCTAACCACATCGGTGAGCGCTTTGATCCCTTGAGGCAGCGCCTGAGGTGCGTCGTATGCAGGAAGCGCGGCCCAACCTGAGAGACCGTCACCATCGATCACCGGCGCGCGAAGATCATCGGCCA encodes:
- the smc gene encoding chromosome segregation protein SMC, translating into MRFTKLRLNGFKSFVDPTDLMIADGLTGVVGPNGCGKSNLLEALRWVMGENRPTAMRGGGMEDVIFAGTATRPARNFAEVALLIDNSDRLAPAAFNDVDQLEIVRRITRDIGSAYKVGTKEVRARDVQMLFADASTGSHSPALVRQGQISELINSKPKSRRRILEEAAGISGLYQRRHEAELKLKGAEQNLARVDDVIEQLANQLGQLARQARQAARYREIGENLRLAEGMLLYRRWREAEESRLAAVAELRERTVAASRAEADARAATKARTEREEAIPPLREEEAIAAAVLQRLVVERDALKDQEIRALEKIETLRNRVDQLTRDMEREAGLNKDAGETIERLEWEAREIAKASAGHPDRLAEAQEIARDAAAVLQERENDLSQMTEDVARLAARHQSVQRLLDDSRKTLATAEESADRAKTQMSEATVALERAESDLEAAQDAEAIAIATAENAEATLIEAETARADTQAREVDARALRSSAEGEANALRAEVAALAKLVERDTREGGQLMDLLTVKNGYEKALGAALADDLRAPVIDGDGLSGWAALPAYDAPQALPQGIKALTDVVSVPDVLVRRMSQIGLVDVEAAPALQSALKPGQRLVSLEGDLWRWDGFRASAEDAPSAAALRLQQLNRLVELKRDLEELNAKAEGAAQAHEALSRRLADLTEADKMARNARRQADQMVAEANRAASRAEAERNLAEGKLENARLALRRHQEDANTARRALIEAERSFEELPDLGDSRASVEDIKMAVEAARMTMMTKRSLADELRREGDARVKRSQEITKEISGWRHRLDTATKRSEELLERRESTLEELEIAREVPSEIAEKREELMESIEVAEERRKRASDALAQGENALRDAAIAEREAERSASEAREARARSEARNEAARSSVANAAERIREAQDMAPEELLASLGSEVDKMPPSEAIENQVNSLKRQRDALGAVNLRAEEDAKEVQEEHDTLLSEKQDLEDAIKALRSGISSLNREGRERLLTAFDEVNVNFSNLFTHLFGGGEAKLMLIESDDPLEAGLEIMCQPPGKKLATLSLLSGGEQTLTAMALIFAVFLANPAPICVLDEVDAPLDDANVTRFCDLLDEMTRRTETRFLIITHHAVTMSRMDRLFGVTMGEQGVSQLVSVDLKKAEALVA